The sequence CATCCATAAAAGCATCATATCCCTTTGCATCTGCAAATGTCAGACCGAACTCTTCGCATTTTTCTTCCGCTGCTTTCACTTGCTCTTTCAGCGCTGTCTTGTCCACTGCCTCATACGCTTCGAATTCCCTCAATTTGAACGTATTGTTTCCATTCAGACTTACTCCCTGCATTTTAATGTAACGTGTGTGAATCGGTTGTGCAAACGTGATTGTATTGACACTTTCTCCATCTACAGTCTGTAAATCTTTCCACACACTTCCATCTTCTGAAATCTGAATCTTAAAACTTTTTGGCGCTCGATCCCATTGCAGTACCAGCTTACTGATATCTTGCTCTTCCAGCATATCTACCGCAAATGCGCTGTCCGCATATGCACCCTCAAAATACGAATCTTTTTCACTCACATCTGTGCCATGCTTTCCATCCAGAGCATTGCCGTCACCATCAATTGCTTTCCAGCCGACACGAAGTTTTTTCCAGTCCACATCCTGATTGCCGTCACCTTTTCGCTGCGCTGTCCCTGCTGCTGCTGTCCCCTGAGACACATTGACTTCTGTCACTTCTTTTTTCTCTGAAACTTCTTTGATTTTTTCCGGTGACAATGCTTTGTTATATACTTTCAAATTTGCAAGTTCACCCTCTATCCCTTTTCCTATAGAAGAAAGCGGAAATACAAATGTCGATAACAGATGCTCATAATCCGTCTCTGAATTCGTAGTTCGCAAAAGTGTCTTTTCTAATTTTCCATCAATGTACAACTTTGTCACCTGCTGCGTCCCGACAATTGTCATCTGCACCGGTTTGTCTGTTGGAATCTGGTAACCAAAGTCCTGTGTAAAGTAAGAACGATTAATCTGCAAGTTCCCTTTGTCATTGATTGACAATCTTCCATCGCGTCCGTCAAAAATATATGTCTCTCCATCACCATTGCCCTCTTTTGCAAGTCGAAGTTCAAATTGTACCGTGTATGGATAATCCATAGATCGAAGCTCCGTTTGCACCTCTGTATCTCCGTTCAGCTGAAGCCACGCTGTCCCAGCTTCTTCTTTTATCTTTGCATCCGAAATATTTCCGTTATATCCATTTCCGCTGGCATCATATACTTTTCCCTCCTTAACATTTGCAAAATCATAATCCAGCACAAGCCCGGTCTCACTGTCTACATCTGCCCCCAAAGACACGCCCGGTCCCTGCTGTAATCTGTCATACTTGAAACTGTACTCTTCAAATGTCTGTGTCTCATCTGTTCCGCCCCATGTCTTTTCACTCAACACTGCTGCCTGACGCATGATACGTTCAAAATTATCTCTTTCTGTCACACCCATATCTGCAATGTCTGCCCAAAGCGCCGTCTTTGCTCCAAGAAGATTCGGCTCTGACTTGCTTACTTTGCTTCCTGTCATCACTGTCGGATCCCAGTTATTGAACACATGCTCCACATTGACAACATCTCGTTTGTCGCGCCCAGGATTTCCATACAGATGGAACGAATCTACATTGACTACTTTATATCCCTGTTCAATTCTATTCGCTGCATTTTCCCATGAATTTGACCAGAAATCAATTTCAATATCGTTATATGCTTTTGCCTGATCTTGATTTTTGAAAAACTGGCTTGTCGATCCCCACATACGAACCTTTTTGTCGTGATCCTTTACATTGTCTGCCATTTTACGGATATACTCCTGTACACCCGGTCGTTCCTGATCATTGATATTCCAGTACTCGTCTGCTCCGATGTTGACCGTGTCACCTAAAAATACATCCTCTTCCAGATACTCATCAAACAATGCATCCATAAACGCAAACGCAGAATCTTTTTTCTCCCCGGTCATCGCAAGCAATTCCCAGTCTTTATCTGCATTGATATTTCCCTTAATTTCCGGAACCGCCTTCTGTGCCTCATCCAAATGATTTCTCACATATTTTGTAAACAGAAGCGAATGTCCCGGAGCATCAATCTCTGAAATCGGATTAATTCCGTAATCCATCGCCAAATTCTGTAAATTCTTGTATTCTTCTTTTGTATATTGCGGCGAGCCGCCAAACACTTCGTTGTAATAGTCGTTCTTTTTCTCCGTCGTCTTAAGGCTTGGGAAGGTATCACTTTCCAGACGGAACATACCTTCTACGTTTTCCCAATGTTCATATTTATCACGGTCTGCATTTCCCGGCACATGTCGGTTATCATTCAGATGAAATTGTACTTCATTAATCTTATAGAACGCCAGCGCTTTCACAATATCTTCCAACGCATCCATTCGGTATGGTGTTCTTGCAATATCAATCATCACTCCACGGACTGCATATTTGGAAAAATCACGGGCAATTCCCTTCGGGAATTTAAATTCATCTTTCTGTGTATAAAATACCTGCTCTAAAGTCATCGCACCGTAAAGACATCCGTTGTATCCATTTCCAATGATGTGGATTCCATCGTCATCTGCCTGCAGAAGATATCCCTCGTCTCCAAGTGTGTATGTATCTTCCACCTCAGACTCAATCAAAATGTCATCTGCATCTGATTCCTGTCCGCTTACAATTGCAAGTTCCATTCCGGTAATCTCTTTCATATCTTCCTGAAACTGTTTTGCAATTTTGTCTGCGCCAAGATTCGCCCCATCTTTCACAATGATGCGTGAATTTTTCGTAAGCTTAAATTCTCCATCATAGCCGTACCATTCCTGAATACTCGGAATCACTTTTGGCTCCGCATTTTGATTTTCTACTTCCGGGAATAAATCAACATGTTTCTGTGTCTTTTTCGGAACTGCTACCTGGAAAGCTTTCTTTGCGACATCCGTCTCATCTTCTTTATTCACAACTTGAAGCATAATCTCCATACTCTTGTAATCGTACATATTGTATGCGCTGATTTTTCCGTCATCTGTGATGACTTGAGGATACTCGCTTCCGATCACATGAATCTCATATCCTTCCGGTACCTGCGGAAGCGGCACTTCTGTCATGTCTGTTGTAATTGTATCCAGACCTTTCACCGTGTCAAGCACTTCTTTTGCACTTTCCGGCTCATACGGTATCGGAACCTGCGTTCCGTTGATTTCAATTTCACGCACAGAGACACTGTTTCCGCCTGCCTGTGTGTTTACCTTGTTAAACTCAAAACGGACATATTTATCCAATTCTTTTACTGTTTTGATAGAATCTACCTTATTCTGTTCTGCACTTGGCTCATGTGTAATATGTGCGACTTCTCTCCAATTATCTGTTTCGCTTGCTCTCGTCTTAATTGTATAGTCTGTAGAAAATACTAATTTAGAGAAAGAAATATCAATGCTTGTGATATCTGTCACATTATTTCCAAGATTTAATTCCAGCCATTGCATATTCTGTTTCTGATTCGCATCTGTTCCTGTTTTCATCTGAGGTGCAGACCATCTTGTCTCTTTATCGCCATCGACTGCTAAATTCGGTGTGCAGGACTCCATTCCAACTTCCACTCCGGATGCCGTGGCACGTTTTCCTTTCGCAATATTTCCGGTAACTGCATCCGGATTTTCTGGTTTTTCCGGCTTGTCCGGCTCACTCAAATCTCCGTACACCTCAAACTCATACACGCCGATTCCACGGCTTGCAGCCTGCGTGTTTCCTGATGTGAAACGCAGACGCAGATAACGGGATACTTCCACCGGTTCCCCATCCTTTGTTACATCTACTTCTTTTATGATATTCGCATCATTGCCGGATGGCATCTCCACAGATTTAATTTCCGTCCATTTCGCATCTTCCGCCTGACTGTCCGATGTCTCAATAACAAAGTTTCCATATAATTTTGCAAAGAATTTCACAGTCACCTTTGAAATTTTTGCTGAGTTTCCGAGGTCGACTTCCAGCCATTCCTCCCGAAACTCCTGAACATCACTGCTCTGCCAGCGGCTGTTGATATTGTCTGTTGTGTTGTCCCCTTTTCCGTCAAACGCCAGTTCCGGTGTTCTTGCAGGATGCTCAGCAGATGCTCCTAATGAGTTTGATGCTCTTGCAGTTCTATTCAGAGCAATATTCGTCTGCTCATTTTCTTTTTCCATCGCCTGTTCTGTCTGAGTATTTTCTGCCGCAACTGATAACATACCAAGACCCGAAAGATTTCCTGCCGAAAGTGCCGCCGCCAATAAGATTGCAATTACCTTTTTCCTTTTCAATTTCTTTTTCCTCTCTTTCCTGACCGCCTCAAGCCATTTCGTTTAGTATAACATATTTTTTCTGTTATAACCATTTATAATTGTAAACTTTCACCTGTATATTTTGTTTTCACTTTATTAGTATGTATATTTTGTATATTTTTCAGTCTTTTCACCAAAAAATAAGGAGCATATCACAATGATACACTCCTTGTTCTTAACAATTTGCCTTGTACGCTTCATCCGCACTCCACACATCGAATCCATTTTCCCGTAAAACATCAACTGCTTTTTCCGGTTCATCTGATTTCAGCACCGCCGAGGCGTCTGCTCCATTGGCAAATGCATACATATATTCCACATTCACTTTTGCTTCCACCAATGCATGCATTGCTTTGCTAAGCGAACCGGTCGCATGTGGCACACGAATTGCAACCACATCTGTCAGCATCGCTGTAATCCCCGCTTCCTTTAAGACCATTCTTCCTTTCATCGGATCTGATACAATCATGCGCAGCATCCCATAGTCTGCAGTGTCCGCAAGACTTAACGCCACAATATTGACATCATTTTTCCCTAATACTGTCAAAACCTCATCAAGACGCCCTTCTCGATTCTCCAAAAATACGGATAATTGTTGAATTCTCATATTTTCCCTCCTCTTAAGATAGATTTCTCTTATCAATGACACGTTTCGCTTTTCCTTCGCTCCGCTCAATTGTCTTCGGCTCAACCAGCTTTACTTTCACTGCCACTCCAAGCGCCTGTTTTAACACTGCACCGATTTTATTTTTCAAACCATCCAACGCACGGATCTCATCCGAGAAGAAACGTTCATCTACTTCCACCATGACAGTCAGCGTATCCATATTGTTCTCGCGGTCAACAATCATCAGATAGTGTGGTGCGACATCTCCACCCATACTTAAAAGTGCAGTTTCCACCTGAGTTGGGAACACATTGACACCACGAATGACTTTCATGTCGTCTGTACGTCCTTTGAATTTTGAAATTCGAGGGAGTGTTCTTCCACATGCACATGTGCTGTGGTCAATGCTCGTCAAATCTTTTGTCCGGTAGCGCAGAAGAGGCATCGCCTCTTTCGTGAGAGTTGTAAAGATCAACTCCCCTGTCTCTCCATCCGCACATGCTTTTCCCGTTGCCGGATCTAGGATTTCCGGATAGAAATGGTCTTCAAAAATATGCAATCCGTTATGATGGATACATTCAAACGCAACACCCGGTCCCATGATCTCACAAAGTCCATAAATGTCAAAGCAATTGATTCCAAGTATGTTTTCAATCTTTTGACGCATCTCCACAGTCCATGGCTCGGCTCCAAGTATTCCCGCCTTTAATTTCAATTTTTCTACAAGTCCGGCTTCCTGAAGTGATTCTGCCAAATGAAGTGCATAGGACGGCGTACATGCGATTGCTGTCGCTCCAAAATCTTCCATACACATCATCTGTCTCTTTGTGTTTCCAGCAGACATCGGAATCGCCATCGCACCTAATTTTCTTGTGCCAAAATCAAGTCCCATTCCTCCGGTAAAGAGACCATATCCATAACAGACATGAATGATATCCTCCTCGGTAAGTCCTGCCATCGTAAGACATCTTGCCACACACTCTCCCCAGAGATCCACATCACTCTGTGTGTAGGATGCAAGTGTCAGTTTTCCCGTCGTTCCGGAAGTTCCCTGTACTCTCGCTACCTGAGATTTCGGAACTGCCAAAAGTCCAAACGGATAGTTTTCTCTCAAATCCTCTTTCGTTGTAAATGGAAGTTTATCGATATCTTCCACTCCTTTGATATCTCCCGGTTCTACTCCAAGCGCTTTCATCTTCTCGTGGTAAAACGTAACATTTTTATATACCCGTTCCACCAGTTTTACCAATCGTTCACTTTGCAGAGCCGTCATCTCATCCCTGCTCATACATTCCACTTTCGGATCTCTGATCCTTTCCTTCCACTCCATCGCACTTCATCTCCTCTATAACTCGTTTTCGTCTACAATCTTCACGTTTGCCTTTTTCAGACTTTCAATCGCTTTGTCAAAATCATCTGTATGGAACACCATGACAGGCGCCAGTCCATCCCGGATAATAAACGAATAAATATAATTGATGTTAATCTTTCCTTCCGCAAGAATCGTCAGCATATTGTTGAGCGTCCCCTTCTTATCTTCCAACTCTGCGCCAAGCACTTCACTGACACGGACAACAAATCCTTTTGATGTCAGATATTCTTTTGCCTCCATCGGTTTGTCAACGATGAGACGCAAAATACCAAACTCCGGTGCATCAAACGAAGACACCGCCCGGATATTGATATGTGCTTCCGTCAACTGACTCGTCACATCCATAAGGCTTCCCGGCCTGTTTTCCACAAATACGGATAACTGCTTAATCATAAGACACCTCCTACAATGTATAGCCGACATCAAATGCCTGCTTGTTTAGTTCCACAGTCTTTGGCGGCACCGTATGCTCGATCACGTCATACCACTGCTCTTTTGTAAAATCCATGTGCTGTGCAGCAATTCCAAGCACGATCATATTAAACACTCTCGGATTGCCAAGCTTTTTTGCTTCCTCTGTCGCATTCACTGTATACACTTTATGTTCTTTCGCCAAATCTTCTAAAATGTGTTCCGGATACTGAGCCGCCCCGATCACAACAGGCATCGGATCAATTCTCCAATCATTGGCAATCAACACACCGTCTTTTTTCAAGAAATGTGCATACCGGAGTGCTTCCAATCGTTCAAATGCGATAATGACATCTGCCTGCCCTTCTTCCACGATCGGCTCCGCAACTTTCTCTCCATAACGCACATATGTCACAACACTTCCGCCTCGCTGCGCCATGCCGTGCACCTCAGAAAGCTTCACATCATATCCGCCCGCAATCGCAAGCCCACCTAAAATCCTGCTCGTGAGAAGTGTTCCCTGACCTCCCACACCTACAATCATAAT comes from Coprococcus phoceensis and encodes:
- a CDS encoding discoidin domain-containing protein, with protein sequence MKRKKVIAILLAAALSAGNLSGLGMLSVAAENTQTEQAMEKENEQTNIALNRTARASNSLGASAEHPARTPELAFDGKGDNTTDNINSRWQSSDVQEFREEWLEVDLGNSAKISKVTVKFFAKLYGNFVIETSDSQAEDAKWTEIKSVEMPSGNDANIIKEVDVTKDGEPVEVSRYLRLRFTSGNTQAASRGIGVYEFEVYGDLSEPDKPEKPENPDAVTGNIAKGKRATASGVEVGMESCTPNLAVDGDKETRWSAPQMKTGTDANQKQNMQWLELNLGNNVTDITSIDISFSKLVFSTDYTIKTRASETDNWREVAHITHEPSAEQNKVDSIKTVKELDKYVRFEFNKVNTQAGGNSVSVREIEINGTQVPIPYEPESAKEVLDTVKGLDTITTDMTEVPLPQVPEGYEIHVIGSEYPQVITDDGKISAYNMYDYKSMEIMLQVVNKEDETDVAKKAFQVAVPKKTQKHVDLFPEVENQNAEPKVIPSIQEWYGYDGEFKLTKNSRIIVKDGANLGADKIAKQFQEDMKEITGMELAIVSGQESDADDILIESEVEDTYTLGDEGYLLQADDDGIHIIGNGYNGCLYGAMTLEQVFYTQKDEFKFPKGIARDFSKYAVRGVMIDIARTPYRMDALEDIVKALAFYKINEVQFHLNDNRHVPGNADRDKYEHWENVEGMFRLESDTFPSLKTTEKKNDYYNEVFGGSPQYTKEEYKNLQNLAMDYGINPISEIDAPGHSLLFTKYVRNHLDEAQKAVPEIKGNINADKDWELLAMTGEKKDSAFAFMDALFDEYLEEDVFLGDTVNIGADEYWNINDQERPGVQEYIRKMADNVKDHDKKVRMWGSTSQFFKNQDQAKAYNDIEIDFWSNSWENAANRIEQGYKVVNVDSFHLYGNPGRDKRDVVNVEHVFNNWDPTVMTGSKVSKSEPNLLGAKTALWADIADMGVTERDNFERIMRQAAVLSEKTWGGTDETQTFEEYSFKYDRLQQGPGVSLGADVDSETGLVLDYDFANVKEGKVYDASGNGYNGNISDAKIKEEAGTAWLQLNGDTEVQTELRSMDYPYTVQFELRLAKEGNGDGETYIFDGRDGRLSINDKGNLQINRSYFTQDFGYQIPTDKPVQMTIVGTQQVTKLYIDGKLEKTLLRTTNSETDYEHLLSTFVFPLSSIGKGIEGELANLKVYNKALSPEKIKEVSEKKEVTEVNVSQGTAAAGTAQRKGDGNQDVDWKKLRVGWKAIDGDGNALDGKHGTDVSEKDSYFEGAYADSAFAVDMLEEQDISKLVLQWDRAPKSFKIQISEDGSVWKDLQTVDGESVNTITFAQPIHTRYIKMQGVSLNGNNTFKLREFEAYEAVDKTALKEQVKAAEEKCEEFGLTFADAKGYDAFMDAYMKAEAMYENTLAEQNDVDLATKTLEETLKDLPENPEPGEVEVESVKVTVNKTELKVGETTTAKAVITPDNATDQTVSWTTSDESVITVDKDGQITAKKIGKANVIATASNGKTDKVEITVVEEKTDPKPDNGDDGKDNQNQTQNTKPEEDKKKDPVKTGDPQSIALCLGAMAAAGVTVIGRKKKRD
- a CDS encoding phenylacetate--CoA ligase family protein, yielding MEWKERIRDPKVECMSRDEMTALQSERLVKLVERVYKNVTFYHEKMKALGVEPGDIKGVEDIDKLPFTTKEDLRENYPFGLLAVPKSQVARVQGTSGTTGKLTLASYTQSDVDLWGECVARCLTMAGLTEEDIIHVCYGYGLFTGGMGLDFGTRKLGAMAIPMSAGNTKRQMMCMEDFGATAIACTPSYALHLAESLQEAGLVEKLKLKAGILGAEPWTVEMRQKIENILGINCFDIYGLCEIMGPGVAFECIHHNGLHIFEDHFYPEILDPATGKACADGETGELIFTTLTKEAMPLLRYRTKDLTSIDHSTCACGRTLPRISKFKGRTDDMKVIRGVNVFPTQVETALLSMGGDVAPHYLMIVDRENNMDTLTVMVEVDERFFSDEIRALDGLKNKIGAVLKQALGVAVKVKLVEPKTIERSEGKAKRVIDKRNLS
- a CDS encoding ACT domain-containing protein — encoded protein: MIKQLSVFVENRPGSLMDVTSQLTEAHINIRAVSSFDAPEFGILRLIVDKPMEAKEYLTSKGFVVRVSEVLGAELEDKKGTLNNMLTILAEGKININYIYSFIIRDGLAPVMVFHTDDFDKAIESLKKANVKIVDENEL
- a CDS encoding indolepyruvate oxidoreductase subunit beta — translated: MTTKNIMIVGVGGQGTLLTSRILGGLAIAGGYDVKLSEVHGMAQRGGSVVTYVRYGEKVAEPIVEEGQADVIIAFERLEALRYAHFLKKDGVLIANDWRIDPMPVVIGAAQYPEHILEDLAKEHKVYTVNATEEAKKLGNPRVFNMIVLGIAAQHMDFTKEQWYDVIEHTVPPKTVELNKQAFDVGYTL